The genomic segment AATCACCCTGCCCTGCGCGCCTTCGCGTGCGGCGGACAAGACGGCGCGTATCTCGACCGGATGATGCCCGTAATCGTCGATGATCGTGACGCCATCGACTTCGCCCACCTTCGTAAAGCGCCGCTTGACCCCGCCAAATTTGTCAAAGCCATGGGCAACCGATTGGTCATCCATGCCCATTTCCAAACCGACGGCAATTGCAGCAAGGGCGTTCTGGACATTATGACGGCCGGGCATCGGCAGTTCGATGCCGGTGATGCTGCGCTGTGCACCATCGCGGGTGCGCACGACCACGTCGAAGCGGTTGCCGCCGGGGAAAGGCGTTACATTCTCGCCACGGATATCGGCTTGCGCGGAAAACCCGTAAGTGATGATCCGCCGGTCGCGTATCTTCGGCAAAATGGCCTGCACCTCAGGGTGGTCGAGGCACATGATGGCGGCGCCGTAGAAGGGGACATTTTCGACAAATTCGACAAAGGCATCCTTGATGGCATCAAATCCGCCATAATGGTCGAGATGCTCGGGATCGATGTTGGTGACGACGGCAATCGTGCCGTCCAAACGCAAAAAGCTGCCATCGCTTTCATCCGCCTCGACCACCATCCAGTCGCTCGCGCCCAGACGGGCGTTGGAACCATAGCTGTTAATGATACCGCCGTTGATCACGGTGGGGTCAATGCCGCCATGGTCCAGCATCGCGGCAATCAGAGATGTCGTCGTTGTCTTTCCATGCGTCCCTGCCACAGCAACAGTGTTTTTCAGCCGCATCAGCTCGGCAAGCATTTCGGCGCGGCGTACCAGGGGTATACGGCGCTCTAGAGCCGCATCACGTTCGGGATTTCCCTTTTTGACCGCGGTAGATGTGACCACCACAGCCGCGTCGCCCAGATTATCGGCGCTATGCCCGATCATCACCTTTATGCCGCGCTTGCGCAGACCGTCGATGACGTAGCTGTCGGCCATATCGGAGCCTTGGACGGTGTAGCCAAGATTGTGCATCACTTCGGCGATACCGGACATGCCGATGCCGCCAATGCCGACAAAATGGATCGTGCCAATGTCGTTAGGGACGCCCTTCATAGTGCCGTATCCTTGGCGAGTGCGGGTGACGGGGCAAAGGCGGAAGCAGTCTCGTGCTTTTGCTTTATGGTGTGCATGATGGGCGCTTTGCCGAAGGATTCCACCAGATCGGCAAGATCGGAAACGGCCTGGGGTCGACCACAGCTTTTCGCTGCTTTCGCCGCATTTTCCAATGCGCCGGGTTCCAGCGCGATTTTCTGGATCTGCTTAGCAAGTTCGACCGGCGTGAACTGGGTCTGTGCAATTGCGCGTGCACCGCCCGCCTGCACCATTTCCTTCACATTAAAGCTTTGGTGATTGTCCGTCGCGCTGGGCAGCGGAACCAATATGGCGGGGCGTCCGGCGCAGGTCAGTTCTGCAATGGTCGAGGCCCCTGCCCGCGCAATGACAAGATGCGCCCAACCCAGACGCTCGGGCAGATCGGGCAGATAGGTCGCAAGCTCGGCGGGAATTTCATGTGCCGCATAGGCTTGGCGCACGGTTTCTATATCCTCGGCGCGGCATTGCTGCGTGACTTGCAGACGACGCCGCAGGTTCAGTGGCAAACGGGCCAGCCCATCGGGAACGACGTCCGACAGTACCGTGGCACCCTGACTGCCGCCGGTGACCAGAACACGGAAAATTCCGTCGGCCGACATGGGCGGATAGGGTTGATCGCGCAGGGCCAGAACCTCTTCACGCACCGGATTGCCGACCAAGTGGACCTTGTCCTGATAGCGGGGCGAGAGGCGCAATATGTCGGGATAGGCCGTTGCAATCGCGTTGACCTGCCGCGCGGTGAAGCGGTTGACGCGGCCCAGCACGGCATTTTGTTCATGTATGATGGTGGGAACATTTTCCGCAAATGCGCCCAACAGTGCCGGAAATGCCGGATAGCCGCCAAAGCCGACCACAGCACTGGGTTCAAAACTGTCGTAAAGACGCCGCGCCATCAAGCGGCCCTCGGCAATCGCCTTGACGCCGGGCAGCCAGCTTCCCGGGCTTTTGGTGATGCGGCCAGCGGGCAGAATATGCGTTGCGATTTTCTCCGGTGCGCCGGGAATCTTGGCGCCCCGTTCGTCCGTGATCAGGGCGACATGGTGGCCGCGGTGCAGCAATTCCTGCCCAAGGGCGAATGCCGGGATGAGATGACCGCCGGTACCACCAGCGGCGAGGACATAGTGCCGTGAAATGCTCATGGCATCTGTCCCTTCACCATATAGGCGGAACGGTCAAGATACGGGTTGCGCTTCGTCAGTGCCAGTATGAGACCGCATGTTATCGACAGCGCCAAAATGGACGATCCGCCATAGCTGATAAAGGGTAAGGTCATCCCCTTGGAAGGGAACACGCCAAGGTTCACCGCCATATTAATCATCGCCTGACCGCAAAACTGCGCACCCAGACCCGTCACGGCAAGGACGACAAACTGATCCTTTTCATCGAGCAGCCGGATAATGATCCTTACGAGTATGGCGAAGTACAAAATGGCGATCACCATACAGGCCAGCAATCCGAATTCTTCGCCTATGACCGAGAAAATATAATCCGTGTGACCCTCCGGCAAAGAATATTTCTTTGTTCCCAAACCTGGTCCAACGCCAATGAAGCCGCCGCTTGTCAATGTAGCCAATGCCATCTT from the Sphingorhabdus lacus genome contains:
- the murG gene encoding undecaprenyldiphospho-muramoylpentapeptide beta-N-acetylglucosaminyltransferase translates to MSISRHYVLAAGGTGGHLIPAFALGQELLHRGHHVALITDERGAKIPGAPEKIATHILPAGRITKSPGSWLPGVKAIAEGRLMARRLYDSFEPSAVVGFGGYPAFPALLGAFAENVPTIIHEQNAVLGRVNRFTARQVNAIATAYPDILRLSPRYQDKVHLVGNPVREEVLALRDQPYPPMSADGIFRVLVTGGSQGATVLSDVVPDGLARLPLNLRRRLQVTQQCRAEDIETVRQAYAAHEIPAELATYLPDLPERLGWAHLVIARAGASTIAELTCAGRPAILVPLPSATDNHQSFNVKEMVQAGGARAIAQTQFTPVELAKQIQKIALEPGALENAAKAAKSCGRPQAVSDLADLVESFGKAPIMHTIKQKHETASAFAPSPALAKDTAL
- the murC gene encoding UDP-N-acetylmuramate--L-alanine ligase → MKGVPNDIGTIHFVGIGGIGMSGIAEVMHNLGYTVQGSDMADSYVIDGLRKRGIKVMIGHSADNLGDAAVVVTSTAVKKGNPERDAALERRIPLVRRAEMLAELMRLKNTVAVAGTHGKTTTTSLIAAMLDHGGIDPTVINGGIINSYGSNARLGASDWMVVEADESDGSFLRLDGTIAVVTNIDPEHLDHYGGFDAIKDAFVEFVENVPFYGAAIMCLDHPEVQAILPKIRDRRIITYGFSAQADIRGENVTPFPGGNRFDVVVRTRDGAQRSITGIELPMPGRHNVQNALAAIAVGLEMGMDDQSVAHGFDKFGGVKRRFTKVGEVDGVTIIDDYGHHPVEIRAVLSAAREGAQGRVIAVAQPHRFTRLRDHMDDFQQAFNDADMVFISPVYAAGEAPIEGIDSEALVNGIKARGHRSAATVNDQADLAQKLAGIVQDKDMVVCLGAGDITKWAAGLADAIKAERG